From the genome of Branchiostoma floridae strain S238N-H82 chromosome 8, Bfl_VNyyK, whole genome shotgun sequence:
ATGTACCAGCATAACacagttttttcttcttggaccgtccggaaaaaaacagacttgattttttcaggtctgtttttttccggtcctgattttgtcaggtctgttttttttcggacggtccaagaagaaaaaacggtGTTGTACTGGTACATCGTACTGGTATCCACCCCTAGTGGTAGGACTAGTGAAAAATGATGGTACACCAACATTGCTGAACTTGTTATACacatggacatacatgtatacttctTTAAGTTCACCATTATTATGATGCCTCCTATTCCACAGCTATCGGGTAACGAGCGCCTGATTGACCAGTGGATCCTGAGCCGACTGGTGGCGGCAGTCGACGCAGCCAACCGCGGGTTTGAGAGCTATGACTTCCCCCTGGTCACAAACGGCATCTACAACTTCTGGCTCTACGACCTCTGCGACAAGTATCTGGTAGGAATCTGAATCTGTATTCTATAGTTAGGATACAATGTAGTCTCTATAATCTGCCTTCAGTGTAAACAGACATGGCAGTGAATCATATTGTGCATTCAATGGCTTGTCACATGCAGCCCATTTTATTCCAAGTCTAATTCCAAATATGTAGTGTTCATTTTTGGATTTTAATCTATTTTAGGCATTGGTCTAGTATACTATTAATTAGACTCAGACATTGACTTATTAGTgttatttgaaacaaaatgcAGTTAGGTTTGCATCCATCCAGTTAAACTCAAGCTCATTGTCTACAGTAAAGATGTGGCAGGGAAAGAGACTTCATGCCAGATGTTGTCTGGAATGTTTATTTGATTCCTAGATGGGTGGATTGAtcaactgattgattgattaattgatttttCGTATGATttgttgattgattaattgattgattgattgattgcgtTTCCACAGGAAAGCATCAAGCCCATTATCTACGGTAAGGACGAGGCAGCAAAGGAGACGACGCGTCAGACCCTGTACACGTGTCTGGAGGTGGGACTCCGCCTCCTCAGCCCTTTCATGCCCTTCATCACTGAGGAGCTATGGCAACGGTTGCCACGGCGATCAAATGAAGCCGCTCCCAGCATCTGCGTGGCGTCATACCCAGAGGCAGAGGAGGTAGGaataattttgtttcttttaaaatttaaagttttgttttcagaCGGGAAATTGGCAAACTTCAAAATAGCCATTTTTCCctcaaaaactttaaaaaatgaattAGAGTTAGCGGAAATCAagtccaaaacaatattttctacacaTCACAGGCACATCTTCTGCATTATTTCAAAGTTACAGGGGCAAAACTACCACTGGAGATGACCTACCTATGCTGTGATACAGACCTTTCAGTTAGGAGTGTTAACTGCAGCCTCATTTTGGTGGATGACCCcagaaaaatcaaaatggccacCAAATCTGGAATAGggtctattacatgtacatgtcaatcaGTTCCCTTTCCTAAGCAATAAATCTTATTTTATTTACTTCAAGttacaggaaagtctttgaacAATTTgtgcctgaaaaaaaaattttacatACACTAGCTCATCATCTGTTAACTTGTTTCTTAGTTCCCATGGAGACAAGAGACACTGGAAGAAGAGCTGGACTTTGTTCACGAGGTCAACTGTAGAGCTCGGTCCATCCGGGCAGAGTACAACCTCACCAAGCAGAGGCCAGAACGTACGTACACATGGTCACATTTTACACAATAGCGcatcattctgtatctgtatctatagagCCAGTATAACTGCACCAGCTTTTGCAACTGTATAGCTGGTTAAACTGATCTTTGGCATGatgcaccagcttctgtatctgtatagccagcaTAACAGCTTTGGTGTGATACACCATGATCTTAGCAGACATGCAACACAACAGCAGCTGAACTTCTGTCCACTCACTTGGTACATGTGCAATGTAAAGCTAGCAGTTGGTGTTGATGTTGTAGATCCAGTGTGCCCTGTTACCATACTTAACAGGTAATTGATACCCAATATGTCAGTAAGCATACTTAATATGTTAAAACATTACCTGACTCAAAAGTCTCTTGCATTCTCGCCCCTCCAGTGTACCTGCAGTGCTCAGACAACTCGGTTGCTGAGATGCTGAACAAGTACACTGACATCATCACCATCCTGAGTCAGAGTGGAAAGGTCACGACCCTGGTGGACCAACCCCCGCCCGAGGGCTGTGCCATCCTCACTGTGTCTGACAAGTGTACTGTGCACCTCTTACTTAAGGTAAGGATGGCAATAGACTTGGATAATTAATGATCACTTTCTTGTTTTTGAGAGCTTGATAAAGCAACAATCAAAAACCACAGATTGATTTCTTTTGGTTTTATGTCAGTCTTAGGGCTGGTAGTACTGGTAGTACAAAGAAAAGACGGACACTATGTACGGCATTTAGAGCATGACTTGAATGCATGACACAGAAAGATATCAGAGGCAATATATATTGTAGATCCATTTTAAGCTACAGATTCTACATTGAATGTCGTAACCTGAGAATTTGTTGGGCAAAACAGTAgcggtagaatgactggaaactacttcttgctgctatttatagccaatgtaggtggcgctgatAGCAAGCAAAaagttggaagtaagtactccctggttgtgcctaaagaaccttactatatgaataattgccaacctgatgaagctatTTACGGATGtaccttttgttgtttttcttcctccCAGGGCATGGTGGATGCCTCCAAGGAGATTGGTAAGCTTGAGGGGAAGAAGACGACCCTGAATAACCAGGTGGACAAGATTCTGCAGGAGATGAGCATACCTGACTACGAGAACAAGGTGCCGGAACAGGTCCGCACTAGGAAGGATGAGAGGGTGAGACACTAAATCTGTGAAACCATTTTCAAgattcattgtttgtttgtttgtttatgcaacctttgtttattcattaaagcttaaatcggcctgcaagccactttttattgaggtcacgAGGGCAGAGGCAtcctacatgtattatatatgctctgctgtatgtgtttgttagaTTGTCCATATCCCCCATGGATCTTAGACATATGAAGTTATTAGCAGAAAAAATCTGATGTTCTTTCTTTCAAGTTAGAGAGCAATTGATACTTTGAAGTAGATAATTTCAAGAATGCCATCAGTTTGCGATCATGCTACATGTGACCATACCTTTAGGCATGATGTACTAGGCATGGCTTAAATTGGTCATAGCAGTTTTCTTTAAGTTTCATGTTTCTGTATTTAACAAATATTGGTTTCGTGTTTATAATAGCACAGTAAAGATCTGTACATGCAGGACTGTACTTTAAATTTCTGCATTAATTCTGTGATGTCTGAAAATGCTAACAACTGTTGTTTTCTCCCTCTACAGAAAACCCAGTTGGAAGGAGAGATAGAAGCCATCACCAAGGCTATTGAGAACTTCCAGAAACTTCTATGAGCATCCAGGCTTAGGCTCTTTCAGGTTTCAACTCGACCCCCCTCTCACGGAATTGGGACCATCCATATTTCTGTAGGGTCATCAGCTTTTGGGATAGTCCACCTTGTGGCAAAGGGATGAAATAATGCAAGATACTTAATAAGTTTAAGTATTAGGTACAAATATTCAGTACATGTTGACATATAATTTGGAGAAGACATTTATCATTATGCAttctttacatgtacaactgttcTATGGACACAAACCTAAACAAAGCCGTTgaaaatattttaagaaaatgtaGATACAAGTCAGAATGTTCGGTTTAGTCTCTTTAGTAACTTTGTAAATTTGAAATTTGCATCACACATGATCAACATTCGTAGGCATATTGCCTGTCATTTAGACTGATAATTCCTTAGGTGATATTACTTGAAGTTTTTAGATATACAGCACAGTAGAAAAGGTATAAGATATTCCTGGAGAAAGAGCTTGTTAGTTGCAAGTCTGTCTCAAAGGCGACTGTATAAGTTTAGACTACCCTGGCTACAGGTATGTGATTTGAGGAACTTGTAGAATAATGCGATGCAAACTTTCCACCTGACTGAAATACAATGTTGCAAACCAAATGTATGATGAACGGTTTCACCTGATACACCTTTTGAGACTATACTAAAGAAAAGCCTATTATTTAAGTGTTAAGATCACTAAAGTCAAGCTTGGCATACTTGAGTCCTAAGAATAAATTCATTTCTTCTATTGAAGTTTGCTTTTGTAGAATTTTTTGTTCGTTCTGATTTGACTTGTGTAAAGAAGCAGCTTGTCTTCTGTCATTGACAATGACTGGGGCAAGGAAAATAGATTGTAAAAAGcactacatgtaagtctaaAATGATGCCTCAAGACAAACGTAAGACCTTCCTGTTACCCCAATTCTACTGATTTGGTGACCTCGCTACGACCTAAAATTGGACAGAGcgcttaacggtgcacaccccagtttttccgcgaccggggtccgtggtagtccgcgaccaaaaagtgacgaaaggcttccgagggcccatgtttgagttgacatttctcattatttcctgcgaaatgacattaaacggttacatggctgaaaagcgtaggaaatggtgtgtttttggtgcaaattgtgttatggtccgcgcgttgcttccgcgatatccctacgcctgaatgtaaagaggcccgtgacctagatttacctctgaagcgctgtgtcaagcaaagttgcaatgccgcgcgccgtggatgattaaaaaaactgtagtactagaattttctttataattggctggattagtctttagattttcctctttctggcagtatcagtcgtgcttgccggaaaaatcttcatctgttttatccaatgcaaaaatgcccgattttgtgcatcatttttgacatgaaaataatgttttttccctataatttttcaaaattagagaagttgaaggatcgaaactcagttggtcttgtagctgaaggtatatcctctcaccccatatacagttattttccttcaggataattcccgggaagagatggtcgctagacttgagggtgtgccgcctccatttgaacccccaaataaactggtgtgtgcccccttaacgaatttaatacataaaaaatatgtttttacgttttgtttgttttgttgtaattttcagtcatacttaATCATTTTACATCAAATTTAGATTGTGAAATCAATGGATAGACAAACCCAATTCAGGTCGCATCTCGATCACCAGTGGAAAAGGGGTCAGCAAGCCGTACTGAGTGGATGAAATGGTAAGGTGTCTGGCCACAGTCTTCGTTTTTAAGCACTTATGTGCCAGCCAGTGTATACCAAAGCAGGGCACAGATTATGAAAGAAACTAGAAACAACCCTAAAAGAAACTCCGAAGTTGTGTGCCATAGTCCTATCTGGGACTCCTTTCTTGGCTTTCCGTTATTAACTGGAAACAGATCTTCGCGCTTGGAAACAAGACCTCAAAACAAAAACCGGTCCATTGTACgtcacagagagacagacagttAAAATTGTAACAATAGTAATTACTATTATGCTTTCCCATCTTTTATGACGACTTTAGTTGTTATGATTGTCCAACCCTTATCTTTCATCCGGATTGGTCGAGAGCAGTCACGTGACAGCGGTTACTCGCCACCTTGTTCCAGAACGTGGTTTGTGAAGACGCGAATGACGCAGTAGGTAAGTTATGGATCGAAAGTCGTCTTATTTAGGTAAGTAAAGGTGTCAACAAGTTGTTTGAAAGATACGCGAAATCATACGATGTAAAGAATAACACTGTCACTGAGATCTTAGGTAAGtgaaagtttgaaaagtttCTATATAACGTAAGCGATAGATAATTGAGTGAGTGttggatgattttttttttaatgttacttACAGTTTTTCTTTGCACAGCAATTATCAAGTTTGCAACgatattttttgttgttatcaCACTGATCTTGAAGGATGGATAGAGTTAATTGTGATGTGGGACCGAAGTCAATTCATTGGAGTGAATTATAAttagatctgtccttggtgctgaaaaccgtCACTTGGTCTATAGACGAAGAATAGAATTTATAGCAAGAGCGAAATTTCCACATTTTGATGTTAATCCATAGTGCATTGAAATTCAGCAAATGTAGTGAAGGTGTAATAGTAGTCCTTTTACATAGAGAAAGGTAAAACTTTTACCTGAACATTACGACATAGCACAAAGCTAGTGGAACTGTGTTTTCCGTTGTTCTTGTTGGTGCTGGAATGCTGTTATTGTTCCATTGTTGTTAGTGAATGTTGTTCTCGTTGTTCCATTGTTGTTAGTGACGATGTGggttgtttttctgttgttgttctgtgttcCATATAGATTCGTTACCGTTAGCAAACCACGTAAGGTATCGGTCCTGCTAGCTCGTAGCTGAGCGTCGTTTCAACAAGTAACAGTGCTTACACCTAAAAGTCTTAGTCAGGTATCTTCCTTTTGTTTTCAAaggttttaaaacattttaagatAGACCATATTGGATTGATTCGAAGCTTTTGAGATGGAAGAGAACGGTTCTCAGCCCCGTAAGCTATGCTGTACGCAGTGTGACGGCAGTGACAAGAAGGGTGCAACCGCCGCCGCCGGAAGTTGTGCCGAGTGCTCCCGGTTCCTCTGCAAGTCCTGCCTGCCGGGGCACGGTACCAGCTTCCCGCACCACAGCGTCTTCCCCCTGCCCCCTCAGGGGGGTTACAGCCAACCCCTCACCAACCAGATCTGTCGCTACCACAAGGCGACCCCCCTAAGCTTCTACTGTAACAACTGCGACCGGCCGATCTGCTTCAAGTGCGCGGCGGAACACCACTGGAAGCACCAGTGCGTGCAGTCGGACCAGGCCGCCATCGCGGAGAGAGCGTCTCTGGCGACCAGCCTGGCCCTGGCGAAGCACAAGAGCCAGGAGTTCGCCAAAGCGCGAACTTCGGTCAGCGGGATGGTCCGGGCCGTCCAGGACTGCTACAAGAAGACGCTCTTGGATATCTACGAAGCAGGTATTTATCAGTTGCTACCTTCGCAAAGAaagtaatgttatgttttgttatcgTAACGTTTCTACGTGTGTACCGTTATGTATGaggatgaacagcataactcaagataaATTAAGAGGGCCGTgttgatatttggcatttgggtAGGTCTTAATAAGACCTTGAACCTCACTAAAACGTTTGTTATTTGGGTGAATTAGATTATCAATTGACACAACTTATACAAATGATGGTCTTATTGTATAATCAACAAAAATCTCATAAAACTCATAgaggttaaaatcattttgcGAATGTATGCTGTCGTGGAAATCTAGTTAATTAGAATTTTTTTGTTCTCTCTCAAACAATTTTTTATAATCTTTAGCGATTGTCGTTCATTGATGTTTCGGTTATAGATCAAACAAAACACTCAGGGGAATCGTATAGATAGGTAGTATTTAGGTGATTAAAATCACTTTTAATCTACGGTTCCTAAATTGtactttgtaatgtattttgtGCAAAATAAGAAAGGAAACTAAACCACAAAACATACAGGAAACGACTACAAGAAAGCCATCGACCAGCGAGTCCGCGCTCTGGAGGAGGAGCTAACCATGGGGTACTACGCTCAGCAGCTGTCACTCGCTAAGACGAGAGAGGAGTTTGATGGACAGCTGTCAGTTATCCAGCACAGAGAGGCGCTGTTCCAGCACGTGCTGCAGTCCGGCAGTAACGTGGAGCTTCTGTCGCACAAGAAGGAAATTTCAACACAGGTAGATtaacagcccccccccccccaaaaaatggaaaaaatctGTTGACCTGATTTTAAGCAATTataaaatgaacacattatatcgGCGAGGGTCCATTGGTCACAGAAAAAAGGGAACAGTAGAGGTTATGGTTTTTGTTACATTCCTAACAAGTTTCAAACAAATCAAACGTACAAAAGGCATCTAGCTTTGTTAACATGAGGATAGGATTCTAAAACGGGAGTGGGAGTTAGCCTGGCTACCATCCTTGTAgtatgttaaactttgcttCTGCTAGCCTGAATGTCATTGAAGCGATTGTATgataaacgtcggagcgaactgcTATCTggacggtacccaggctaagtaggagtcggatactccaccaaacattcCTTTTCATGTACGTAACGAAATGCACCATTGGTTTCAGTATTGCCTATTTCCAAGTCTTCccagacaattaggtccaagtccaggttcaggtccggacctggacctgttcctctggacctgaaccggactcGTACCTGATATTTCTGTACTCTAATATTTCTGTATTCACCCATAGGTAGAGCAACTGGAGGCCATGAAACCACATACCTGTTTCAAGGAGGACAGGTTTTTGAAGTTTTCGGTGGCCGACAAGAGCAAGGTGGAAGACTTCTTGGTGGAAAACTTTGGGAACCTGAAGGCGTGTCACCTGGCTGATCACCTGTCCGCAGGTGTGTTTGcttatctatttgtttttttccttgtgTCAAATAATTGTAAACCGCCTTTATGTGTAGCGTGCCCATGTCTGTGGGTACTTGAGTAAGTTGAATCTTGGCTGTTGTCGCTCACCCCACATGCATGCTCCTGGAAAGAGTCACAATCTTTAGGACGAGGGCGTTAatccatggtccactgttcattgtacatgtCGAAAAGACCTAGCGAACTTCTCCGTACAATGAACCTCTAAATACTGTATAGCGCCTGCCTTCTCTGCCAAACTAGTGGAAGCATGGAGAAATTCTTCAATGTGACAAAGAGCTAAAATGGTTCGAAGTCACTTTCACTCTCTTCCTTCACTCTTCGCAGACGCTACTTCTCAAGATCTGAAGCCGGCCAGAAGCGAGAGTTCCATCTCCAGTGAACACGTGATCAGCAGAGACATCGAAGTGTCGTCTGACATTCCCCACGTGACGTCAGCCGGCGGCGACGCGCCTCGTAGCAACGCAGACGACTTTATCCCCGGCGGGATCACCATGTCGACGGCACGACCGACAGAGGAGGTCGTCAGGGAGACGAAGTCGGACTCGGAGATTCTGGGGAAtggcgttgccatggcgacgcaGGTGTCCCCGCAGGTGTGGGGGTACAGGGGTGGTGGGGGAAAGGTGACGTC
Proteins encoded in this window:
- the LOC118421876 gene encoding protein wech-like, whose product is MDRKSSYLAFEMEENGSQPRKLCCTQCDGSDKKGATAAAGSCAECSRFLCKSCLPGHGTSFPHHSVFPLPPQGGYSQPLTNQICRYHKATPLSFYCNNCDRPICFKCAAEHHWKHQCVQSDQAAIAERASLATSLALAKHKSQEFAKARTSVSGMVRAVQDCYKKTLLDIYEAGNDYKKAIDQRVRALEEELTMGYYAQQLSLAKTREEFDGQLSVIQHREALFQHVLQSGSNVELLSHKKEISTQVEQLEAMKPHTCFKEDRFLKFSVADKSKVEDFLVENFGNLKACHLADHLSADATSQDLKPARSESSISSEHVISRDIEVSSDIPHVTSAGGDAPRSNADDFIPGGITMSTARPTEEVVRETKSDSEILGNGVAMATQVSPQVWGYRGGGGKVTSSVWHPQSAPDLSQLFTGAPTTTGPVWSHGGTQSGFSGGSNASLSAWEHAVNAQQVAATGRSGGGFSPSMPTGVASALKQILDDSDEAAEDEDITFTYAPYPTPPHPTQQVWRPNQQYYEDDMARHKVAIDLKFGKWGDMEGYFRKPSGISVDSRGQLHVVDVDNSRVQIFDSEGNFLRVLQPQDEEADRLQAPCCIHVSQYDRYYYHLPSFRSSMYRSFHPSFLFLSSFLPRHRKCCLLCFYYQYIGRLDRSIECPHLKSPNGLALTSDGVIVVSDFWSPGAVLLSHDGRYLGQVGNVPSCRHPISVAVIPSPDRILIGDVTGSKGHPSPLHLTLFSVQGDPLAGIETMTPHPLVRGLILTQGGHALFTDCALHVVVRFDYLKIFGEERYLQ